A section of the Falco biarmicus isolate bFalBia1 chromosome 3, bFalBia1.pri, whole genome shotgun sequence genome encodes:
- the RECQL4 gene encoding ATP-dependent DNA helicase Q4 isoform X2, translating into MERQQEVKALLKQWEAAFLRERRRRPSQADIEAAPEDTQRLYKEYKMLKQQRKELDPSQLSPSCQPAAQEIPTAEQVPDFGCWGAHLNRQPKAPKLNHRSHAVPKASVQYYGMKLKSNLGAARKETPLTPRKTLTPRRTTAVPRLQTNLGSGDKAASSAPAEPLQSKGGEPGDLLLPPSVSELAPIILAAGLKSPPPPLPPNKFQQLKQTVAQRLGSLDPAWLQRCQGTPGDEGTILGATQEGEQGEVSWAPSKQEGTGGEVSVGDSRRKRPCGDGGDSMAASTKLKRCRQGSAEGALSAASGLKQSKEEGEEEKECVATPKESEKVLDSSENLLGEVEEEKPRSTRRAVTARAPSQRRGNFVKLNLKKKSHVRGYALRGNRLRKQVWKQKWQKKAEQYGGGTRSIDRSSDICFSCGRTGHWASACRGQGTAAGLLPEESSHADEEEEAPLPTLEEVARRTNSICPELSAERRGSSREGSEKILEAPTYLDVRRMMYEPPAPPVPMEPLYSLGPEGKVRETPEEVFKALKALGYSSFRPGQEVAIMRILSGLSTLVVLSTGMGKSLCYQLPAYLYHKRSKCITLVVSPLVSLMNDQVSGLPPCLKAVCIHSNMTKAQREAAMEKVRQGGVQVLLLSPEALVGGSSSGSGCLPSADHLPAVAFACIDEAHCVSEWSHNFRPCYLRVCKVLRDHLGVRCFLGLTATATLATVRDVAQHLGIPAEEGIAVRSTAVPPNLHLSVSMDRDRDQALISLLREERFGCLDSIIVYCTRREETVRIAALIRTCLQGVLVREAREPGQDTAERKKAKAKKSGRQPLKWIADAYHAGLSAAERCRIQNSFMSGQLRVVVATVAFGMGLDKSDVRGVVHYNMPKNFESYVQEIGRAGRDGEPAHCHLFLDPEGRDLHELRRHIYGDTVDFFTVKKLVQKVFSPCKCLELHQKHQDVIRDGEVKDAKMAELLEEMVEEDSSVTRQSRQRVCYKHERAIPIQQTVESLDIREEGIETLLCYLELHPQRWLELLPPTYSSCRLQCYGGPQQLRATARRSPPVAVFMARERLAGRDHSQASLLEFDMVSLSDSMGWEVALVKRALRQLQWDPQLRKDSCSAGKSGVMVEFGDFSFHLRAYGDLTDQELDSVCDFLHQRVVAREKMALGQLRTCFQAFQSVAFQTCSPHPVEEEEEKSSCLKALLSNYFEKEPAGEQAEHGCEEEEEDEDLSDAKLREWESQIRADIRHFLAIRQDEKFSGRAIARVFHGIGSPCFPAQVYGRDRRFWRKYLSFDFHRLARLATEEILASR; encoded by the exons ATGGAGCGGCAGCAGGAGGTGAAGGCCCTGCTGAAGCAATGGGAGGCGGCCTTCCTCCGTGAGCGGCGGCGCAGGCCCAGCCAG GCGGACATCGAAGCAGCTCCAGAGGACACCCAAC GGCTCTACAAGGAGTACAAGATGCTcaagcagcaaagaaaggagTTGGATCCTTCCCAGCTTAgcccctcctgccagccagcagcacaggagatTCCAACTGCAGAGCAG GTGCCAGACTTCGGTTGTTGGGGTGCACACCTGAACCGGCAGCCAAAAGCCCCCAAGCTGAACCATCGCAGCCACGCTGTGCCAAAAGCCTCAGTGCAATACTATGGGATGAAGCTGAAATCCAACCTGGGAGCTGCCAGGAAG GAGACACCCCTGACCCCAAGGAAGACCCTGACTCCCAGGAGGACCACAGCTGTCCCTAGACTTCAGACAAATTTGGGGAGTGGTGACAAAGCCGCATCCTCAGCACCGGCAGAGCCTTTGCAGAGCAAGGGAGGCGAGCCGGGAgatctcctccttcctccctcagtGTCAGAGCTGGCCCCCATCATCCTTGCTGCGGGGCTGAagtccccaccaccaccactgccaccgAATAAAttccagcagctgaagcagacaGTGGCACAGAGGCTGGGCTCGCTGgatcctgcctggctgcagaggtgCCAAGGGACACCTGGGGATGAGGGGACAATACTGGGTGCCACGCaggaaggggagcagggagaggtcAGCTGGGCCCCCTCAAAGCAGGAAGGGACTGGTGGAGAAGTATCGGTGGGAGATTCCAGGAGGAAAAGGCCATGTGGAGATGGTGGAGACAGCATGGCAGCTTCCACAAAGCTCAAGCGGTGCCGCCAAGGCTCAGCCGAGGGAGCGTTAAGTGCTGCCAGCGGGCTGAAGCAGagcaaggaggaaggggaggaggagaaagagtgTGTGGCAACCCCAAAGGAGAGTGAGAAGGTGCTGGATTCCTCAGAAAACCTCCTGGGGGAGGTGGAAGAGGAGAAACCCAGATCCACCCGCAGAGCAGTCACTGCCAG AGCACCTTCACAGAGACGCGGCAACTTTGTCAAGCTTAACCTGAAGAAGAAATCTCATGTCCGAGGTTATGCCCTGCGGGGAAATCGCCTTCGCAAACAG GTGTGGAAGCAGAAGTGGCAGAAGAAAGCGGAACAGTACGGGGGAGGCACCAGATCCATTGACCGAAGCTCAGACATCTGCTTCAGTTGTGGCAGGACAGGACACTGGGCATCGGCGTGCCGGGGCCAAG GGACGGCTGCTGGCCTGCTGCCAGAGGAGAGCAGCCATGCCGAtgaagaagaggaggctccCCTGCCCACGCTGGAAGAAGTGGCTCGCAGGACCAACAGCATCTGCCCAGAGCTCTCTG CAGAGAGAAGAGGCAGCAGCCGGGAAGGATCTGAAAAGATTTTGGAGGCACCAACTTACCTGGATGTGCGAAGGATGATGTACGAGCCACCTGCTCCCCCTGTGCCCATGGAGCCCCTCTACAGCCTGGGGCCGGAGGGGAAGGTTCGAG AGACCCCAGAGGAGGTGTTCAAGGCTCTGAAGGCGCTGGGCTACAGCTCCTTCCGCCCGGGCCAGGAGGTGGCCATCATGAGGATCCTCTCAG GCCTGTCCACACTGGTGGTGTTATCGACGGGGATGGGGAAGTCCCTCTGCTACCAGCTCCCCGCTTACCTGTACCACAAGCGCTCCAAGTGCATCACCTTGGTTGTCTCCCCTTTGGTATCCCTGATGAATGACCAG GTCTCGGGGCTGCCGCCATGCCTGAAGGCTGTCTGTATCCACTCCAACATGACCAAAGCCCAGCGGGAAGCAGCGATGGAGAAG GTGAGGCAGGGCGGggtgcaggtgctgctgctctcccctgaGGCGCTGGTTGGTGGGAGCAGCTCAGGATCTGGCTGCCTGCCCTCTGCTGATCACCTGCCGGCCGTAGCCTTTGCCTGCATTGATGAAGCTCACTGTGTCTCCGAGTGGTCCCACAATTTCCGTCCCTGCTACCTGCGGGTCTGCAAG GTTCTCCGGGATCACCTGGGCGTGCGCTGCTTCCTGGGGCTGACAGCCACTGCCACCCTGGCCACAGTGCGGGACGTGGCCCAACACCTGGGTATCCCAGCAGAGGAAGGGATAGCGGTGCGCTCCACCGCTGTGCCCCCAAACCTGCACCTCTCAGTCTCGATGGACAGGGACAGGGATCAG GCCCTGATCTCCCTGCTGCGAGAGGAGCGTTTTGGGTGCCTGGACTCCATCATAGTCTACTGCACGCGGCGGGAGGAGACAGTTCGCATTGCGGCACTCATCCGGACCTGCCTCCAAGGAGTGCTGGTCAGGGAAGccagggagccagggcaggacactgctgaaaggaagaaagcgAAGG CAAAGAAGAGTGGTCGCCAGCCGCTGAAGTGGATTGCAGATGCTTACCATGCTGGCCTATCCGCTGCCGAACGCTGCCGCATCCAGAACAGCTTCATGAGTGGCCAGCTCCGCGTGGTGGTGGCCACGGTGGCTTTCGGCATGGGGCTGGATAAATCAGATGTCCGTGGTGTTGTACATTACAACATGCCGAAAAATTTTGAGAGTTACGTGCAGGAGATTGGACGGGCCGGGCGAGACGGTGAGCCAGCTCACTGCCATCTCTTCTTGGACCCGGAG ggcagggatCTCCACGAGCTGCGACGCCACATTTACGGTGACACGGTGGATTTTTTCACTGTCAAGAAGCTGGTGCAGAaggttttttctccctgcaagTGCTTGGAGCTGCACCAGAAACACCAGGATGTCATCAGG GATGGGGAGGTGAAGGATGCCAAAATGGCCGAGCTCTTGGAGGAGATGGTGGAAGAGGACAGTAGCGTGAcgaggcagagcaggcagcggGTGTGCTACAAGCACGAGCGAGCTATCCCCATCCAACAAACTGTGGAGTCCCTGGACATACGGGAGGAAG GCATCGAGACCCTCCTGTGCTACCTGGAGCTGCACCCGCAGCgctggctggagctgctgcctcccacctaCTCTTCCTGCCGGCTGCAGTGCTATGGGGGACCCCAGCAGCTCCGGGCCACAGCGCGGAG GTCTCCCCCTGTCGCTGTCTTCATGGCCCGGGAGCGCCTGGCAGGGAGGGACCACAGCCAAGCCAGCTTGCTGGAGTTCGACATGGTCTCGCTGAGCGACTCCATGGGTTGGGAAGTAGCGCTGGTGAAACGTGCCCTGCGCCAGCTCCAGTGGGATCCACAGCTGCGGAAAG ACAGCTGCAGCGCAGGGAAGAGTGGGGTCATGGTAGAGTTTGGAGATTTCTCTTTCCACCTACGTGCTTACGGTGACCTCACCGACCAGGAGCTGGACTCCGTCTGTGATTTCCTCCACCAAAGGGTGGTGGCCAGGGAGAAGATGGCTCTTGGCCAACTCCGCACCTGTTTCCAGGCCTTCCAGAG TGTGGCCTTCCAGACCTGCAGTCCTCACcctgtggaggaggaggaggagaagagctCCTGCCTGAAGGCTCTGCTCAGCAACTACTTCGAGAAGGAGCCTGCTGGAGAGCAGGCTGAACATggctgtgaggaggaggaggaggacgaaGATCTCAGTGATGCTAAA CTGCGGGAGTGGGAGAGCCAGATCCGCGCTGACATCCGCCATTTCCTTGCCATCCGCCAGGACGAGAAGTTCTCTGGCCGAGCCATTGCCAGGGTATTTCATGGCATTG gcagcccctgtTTCCCCGCCCAGGTCTATGGCCGTGATCGCCGGTTCTGGAGGAAATATCTCTCCTTCGATTTCCACCGGCTCGCCCGTCTGGCCACCGAGGAGATCCTGGCCAGCAGGTGA
- the RECQL4 gene encoding ATP-dependent DNA helicase Q4 isoform X1, with protein MERQQEVKALLKQWEAAFLRERRRRPSQADIEAAPEDTQRLYKEYKMLKQQRKELDPSQLSPSCQPAAQEIPTAEQVPDFGCWGAHLNRQPKAPKLNHRSHAVPKASVQYYGMKLKSNLGAARKETPLTPRKTLTPRRTTAVPRLQTNLGSGDKAASSAPAEPLQSKGGEPGDLLLPPSVSELAPIILAAGLKSPPPPLPPNKFQQLKQTVAQRLGSLDPAWLQRCQGTPGDEGTILGATQEGEQGEVSWAPSKQEGTGGEVSVGDSRRKRPCGDGGDSMAASTKLKRCRQGSAEGALSAASGLKQSKEEGEEEKECVATPKESEKVLDSSENLLGEVEEEKPRSTRRAVTASRAPSQRRGNFVKLNLKKKSHVRGYALRGNRLRKQVWKQKWQKKAEQYGGGTRSIDRSSDICFSCGRTGHWASACRGQGTAAGLLPEESSHADEEEEAPLPTLEEVARRTNSICPELSAERRGSSREGSEKILEAPTYLDVRRMMYEPPAPPVPMEPLYSLGPEGKVRETPEEVFKALKALGYSSFRPGQEVAIMRILSGLSTLVVLSTGMGKSLCYQLPAYLYHKRSKCITLVVSPLVSLMNDQVSGLPPCLKAVCIHSNMTKAQREAAMEKVRQGGVQVLLLSPEALVGGSSSGSGCLPSADHLPAVAFACIDEAHCVSEWSHNFRPCYLRVCKVLRDHLGVRCFLGLTATATLATVRDVAQHLGIPAEEGIAVRSTAVPPNLHLSVSMDRDRDQALISLLREERFGCLDSIIVYCTRREETVRIAALIRTCLQGVLVREAREPGQDTAERKKAKAKKSGRQPLKWIADAYHAGLSAAERCRIQNSFMSGQLRVVVATVAFGMGLDKSDVRGVVHYNMPKNFESYVQEIGRAGRDGEPAHCHLFLDPEGRDLHELRRHIYGDTVDFFTVKKLVQKVFSPCKCLELHQKHQDVIRDGEVKDAKMAELLEEMVEEDSSVTRQSRQRVCYKHERAIPIQQTVESLDIREEGIETLLCYLELHPQRWLELLPPTYSSCRLQCYGGPQQLRATARRSPPVAVFMARERLAGRDHSQASLLEFDMVSLSDSMGWEVALVKRALRQLQWDPQLRKDSCSAGKSGVMVEFGDFSFHLRAYGDLTDQELDSVCDFLHQRVVAREKMALGQLRTCFQAFQSVAFQTCSPHPVEEEEEKSSCLKALLSNYFEKEPAGEQAEHGCEEEEEDEDLSDAKLREWESQIRADIRHFLAIRQDEKFSGRAIARVFHGIGSPCFPAQVYGRDRRFWRKYLSFDFHRLARLATEEILASR; from the exons ATGGAGCGGCAGCAGGAGGTGAAGGCCCTGCTGAAGCAATGGGAGGCGGCCTTCCTCCGTGAGCGGCGGCGCAGGCCCAGCCAG GCGGACATCGAAGCAGCTCCAGAGGACACCCAAC GGCTCTACAAGGAGTACAAGATGCTcaagcagcaaagaaaggagTTGGATCCTTCCCAGCTTAgcccctcctgccagccagcagcacaggagatTCCAACTGCAGAGCAG GTGCCAGACTTCGGTTGTTGGGGTGCACACCTGAACCGGCAGCCAAAAGCCCCCAAGCTGAACCATCGCAGCCACGCTGTGCCAAAAGCCTCAGTGCAATACTATGGGATGAAGCTGAAATCCAACCTGGGAGCTGCCAGGAAG GAGACACCCCTGACCCCAAGGAAGACCCTGACTCCCAGGAGGACCACAGCTGTCCCTAGACTTCAGACAAATTTGGGGAGTGGTGACAAAGCCGCATCCTCAGCACCGGCAGAGCCTTTGCAGAGCAAGGGAGGCGAGCCGGGAgatctcctccttcctccctcagtGTCAGAGCTGGCCCCCATCATCCTTGCTGCGGGGCTGAagtccccaccaccaccactgccaccgAATAAAttccagcagctgaagcagacaGTGGCACAGAGGCTGGGCTCGCTGgatcctgcctggctgcagaggtgCCAAGGGACACCTGGGGATGAGGGGACAATACTGGGTGCCACGCaggaaggggagcagggagaggtcAGCTGGGCCCCCTCAAAGCAGGAAGGGACTGGTGGAGAAGTATCGGTGGGAGATTCCAGGAGGAAAAGGCCATGTGGAGATGGTGGAGACAGCATGGCAGCTTCCACAAAGCTCAAGCGGTGCCGCCAAGGCTCAGCCGAGGGAGCGTTAAGTGCTGCCAGCGGGCTGAAGCAGagcaaggaggaaggggaggaggagaaagagtgTGTGGCAACCCCAAAGGAGAGTGAGAAGGTGCTGGATTCCTCAGAAAACCTCCTGGGGGAGGTGGAAGAGGAGAAACCCAGATCCACCCGCAGAGCAGTCACTGCCAG CAGAGCACCTTCACAGAGACGCGGCAACTTTGTCAAGCTTAACCTGAAGAAGAAATCTCATGTCCGAGGTTATGCCCTGCGGGGAAATCGCCTTCGCAAACAG GTGTGGAAGCAGAAGTGGCAGAAGAAAGCGGAACAGTACGGGGGAGGCACCAGATCCATTGACCGAAGCTCAGACATCTGCTTCAGTTGTGGCAGGACAGGACACTGGGCATCGGCGTGCCGGGGCCAAG GGACGGCTGCTGGCCTGCTGCCAGAGGAGAGCAGCCATGCCGAtgaagaagaggaggctccCCTGCCCACGCTGGAAGAAGTGGCTCGCAGGACCAACAGCATCTGCCCAGAGCTCTCTG CAGAGAGAAGAGGCAGCAGCCGGGAAGGATCTGAAAAGATTTTGGAGGCACCAACTTACCTGGATGTGCGAAGGATGATGTACGAGCCACCTGCTCCCCCTGTGCCCATGGAGCCCCTCTACAGCCTGGGGCCGGAGGGGAAGGTTCGAG AGACCCCAGAGGAGGTGTTCAAGGCTCTGAAGGCGCTGGGCTACAGCTCCTTCCGCCCGGGCCAGGAGGTGGCCATCATGAGGATCCTCTCAG GCCTGTCCACACTGGTGGTGTTATCGACGGGGATGGGGAAGTCCCTCTGCTACCAGCTCCCCGCTTACCTGTACCACAAGCGCTCCAAGTGCATCACCTTGGTTGTCTCCCCTTTGGTATCCCTGATGAATGACCAG GTCTCGGGGCTGCCGCCATGCCTGAAGGCTGTCTGTATCCACTCCAACATGACCAAAGCCCAGCGGGAAGCAGCGATGGAGAAG GTGAGGCAGGGCGGggtgcaggtgctgctgctctcccctgaGGCGCTGGTTGGTGGGAGCAGCTCAGGATCTGGCTGCCTGCCCTCTGCTGATCACCTGCCGGCCGTAGCCTTTGCCTGCATTGATGAAGCTCACTGTGTCTCCGAGTGGTCCCACAATTTCCGTCCCTGCTACCTGCGGGTCTGCAAG GTTCTCCGGGATCACCTGGGCGTGCGCTGCTTCCTGGGGCTGACAGCCACTGCCACCCTGGCCACAGTGCGGGACGTGGCCCAACACCTGGGTATCCCAGCAGAGGAAGGGATAGCGGTGCGCTCCACCGCTGTGCCCCCAAACCTGCACCTCTCAGTCTCGATGGACAGGGACAGGGATCAG GCCCTGATCTCCCTGCTGCGAGAGGAGCGTTTTGGGTGCCTGGACTCCATCATAGTCTACTGCACGCGGCGGGAGGAGACAGTTCGCATTGCGGCACTCATCCGGACCTGCCTCCAAGGAGTGCTGGTCAGGGAAGccagggagccagggcaggacactgctgaaaggaagaaagcgAAGG CAAAGAAGAGTGGTCGCCAGCCGCTGAAGTGGATTGCAGATGCTTACCATGCTGGCCTATCCGCTGCCGAACGCTGCCGCATCCAGAACAGCTTCATGAGTGGCCAGCTCCGCGTGGTGGTGGCCACGGTGGCTTTCGGCATGGGGCTGGATAAATCAGATGTCCGTGGTGTTGTACATTACAACATGCCGAAAAATTTTGAGAGTTACGTGCAGGAGATTGGACGGGCCGGGCGAGACGGTGAGCCAGCTCACTGCCATCTCTTCTTGGACCCGGAG ggcagggatCTCCACGAGCTGCGACGCCACATTTACGGTGACACGGTGGATTTTTTCACTGTCAAGAAGCTGGTGCAGAaggttttttctccctgcaagTGCTTGGAGCTGCACCAGAAACACCAGGATGTCATCAGG GATGGGGAGGTGAAGGATGCCAAAATGGCCGAGCTCTTGGAGGAGATGGTGGAAGAGGACAGTAGCGTGAcgaggcagagcaggcagcggGTGTGCTACAAGCACGAGCGAGCTATCCCCATCCAACAAACTGTGGAGTCCCTGGACATACGGGAGGAAG GCATCGAGACCCTCCTGTGCTACCTGGAGCTGCACCCGCAGCgctggctggagctgctgcctcccacctaCTCTTCCTGCCGGCTGCAGTGCTATGGGGGACCCCAGCAGCTCCGGGCCACAGCGCGGAG GTCTCCCCCTGTCGCTGTCTTCATGGCCCGGGAGCGCCTGGCAGGGAGGGACCACAGCCAAGCCAGCTTGCTGGAGTTCGACATGGTCTCGCTGAGCGACTCCATGGGTTGGGAAGTAGCGCTGGTGAAACGTGCCCTGCGCCAGCTCCAGTGGGATCCACAGCTGCGGAAAG ACAGCTGCAGCGCAGGGAAGAGTGGGGTCATGGTAGAGTTTGGAGATTTCTCTTTCCACCTACGTGCTTACGGTGACCTCACCGACCAGGAGCTGGACTCCGTCTGTGATTTCCTCCACCAAAGGGTGGTGGCCAGGGAGAAGATGGCTCTTGGCCAACTCCGCACCTGTTTCCAGGCCTTCCAGAG TGTGGCCTTCCAGACCTGCAGTCCTCACcctgtggaggaggaggaggagaagagctCCTGCCTGAAGGCTCTGCTCAGCAACTACTTCGAGAAGGAGCCTGCTGGAGAGCAGGCTGAACATggctgtgaggaggaggaggaggacgaaGATCTCAGTGATGCTAAA CTGCGGGAGTGGGAGAGCCAGATCCGCGCTGACATCCGCCATTTCCTTGCCATCCGCCAGGACGAGAAGTTCTCTGGCCGAGCCATTGCCAGGGTATTTCATGGCATTG gcagcccctgtTTCCCCGCCCAGGTCTATGGCCGTGATCGCCGGTTCTGGAGGAAATATCTCTCCTTCGATTTCCACCGGCTCGCCCGTCTGGCCACCGAGGAGATCCTGGCCAGCAGGTGA